aatataaactatcagtaaaaatttaaatcccaattttttttattaaaaatatctcaAATCATTTTActatgataaatttaatttgaactatgaaaaaaaaaatatatgaaagtaCCATgctatatgtttttttatcgaATAACTTATAGGCCTTTAAAACAAAATCTACCAAATGcaataaatattactataaaataagtttttttaagtcttttatttcaaacattttaaGTCTGTTTTGTAATAGACTTAGATTCggtaaacttaaattttaaatatgttatttgagttcaaattttcatttatttcatctttttattatgatatttattcGAGTTCAAGttttcattctcttccattatattttgtattaaagtaGCATATTTCATTCAACTTAAATCCTAAATCTTGATTTTTGTAAATTCactaaaaaatagttagaaaatGATTTGgcatcaattatttttgtagtaacttttattaaattatattgtgTTCAAATTGATATATTAATCACTCAAAATTGTGAAAATTTGGTGATTAAATTTGAATGTTGTTGAAAATGGGATAACAAATGATAGTTGGAAATTGAAGGTCTACCATTTCAAAAttctatcatatattttttatttttttttaacttattttccaGTACTTTACAACTTTATTTAAGATACTTATAACATTTAACAAATTCCGATAACTTATGTGATGcactaatatatttaaaaagaagtacaaattaatatatatatatatatatatatatatatatatatatatatatatatatattttcttccaaGATACATAAATTAACGTGACATAAATGTAACAAACATATGTATCttaaagaaacaacaaatatcaATTTATGTCTTCCGTTGTAACAGTTGAtgaaaacttgttttttaatacataccattaaacattaattttctgtttaaccaagtttttgttctttctacctactttttcttaatttctataTTTCTATATAAAACTTCAATTAATCATGTCACAGACTATATCTAAAACAAACTATGAAATTTGGCTCGTGTTTGCATAAAAACTATTGtaatctttttcaaattaaacgTATTGAAtttgaactatttttattttaaattgtcaaTGGGTTGAATGCTTTGTTtgagataattaatttaattctaatattttaatttaaataaattatatcaattacGATCAAATACAAgtaccaaataaaaaattattattttaactatgtaaacatcaacaaaatataattcagacaatttcaattaaaaaaatacaatcaaCATCTAcctaaaaatagtaatattgattaagaaaactctcacaaatattaataagaaaaacttatataaaacaaagtaaataatGTCAACaatgttaattataaaataattaatatatagatgTAACTAAAAAAACCTTAACTTatataagttgaaaaataatattattagtatcAATGAAAAATGTGAATTGACAATGACAAAAGAATTCTTATCAAATTTTCTGTACTAATTCGaggagaaaaattataaaaacatttaaataactttaatgacatttttaattattctggtgaaaaacaataaacaattttaactaACATTGAATATAATACAATCACAACATTTTAGAGTGAACAACCAGAATTATCATATCACACAATATACAATAATCATATTAgctacaaatataatcaaatcataaacatatatcatcACATTAACTTCACAACGTTAACATCATAACtcaattgtttattttctctACACTACCACACCACCTAATCATCATAATCAGTTcattaaataatcatattagCTACAAATATAaccaaatcataaacatatatcatcACAACATTAACTTCACAACGTTAACATCATAACTCAAATGTTTATTTCCTATACAATACCGCACCACCTGATCATCATAATCAATTCATTACAATTCATGTAACACCCTCTTCTCGTATCACACGATCAAATAGAACATCTTTCCCATATCAAACTACTAAATCATCATTTTCTCACAGCCaaagagtcatcactaccaaaccatcctcttcccgcatcacacggccgaagAAAATCTTTTTCCCGCATCACACGCccaaaagagtcatcactatcaaaccatcatcttcccgcatcacacggccaaagaaaatatatttctcgCATCACACGACCGAAAGAGTCATCACTCCAAATTTACCATGCACACCAACAACCATACAAATTGcaacatataataaagaatatcatACAATGTCAAACCCTACGCACACAATGGAGGTTTTACGTTGGCCATAGAGGTGAGCGTGGTGGAGGGTGGTTGCGCATGAGGGTTTCGCGATTGATGGTGGTGGCCACTGTGGTAGAGTtggagggagagggagagggagagagagaagcTGGGAAAGATTgaccaacataaaaaaaatgacatggcACATTACCATTAGCCACGTCAGGTTTTTTTTAACGATGTTAGTTTTGAAggattaaaatcaaagttttcttaAGAAGGATGACTAAAAtgtactttaatttaaaagaagaactaaaaccaaaaccgcttgaaaatatagagactaaaaacatatttaacctttatttttaaaactcctatttttccaaatcttacactaacaaaatataaaattatgaaattagaaaattagaaaataaataaaattataaaaaattaaaattagaaaagtaCATAATTATAAATCAGAATATCACAAAATTAcgaaattacttttataaaattataaagagtaaaactcaaaaattcaaaagaatataaaattgttgttattttataattttatatattttttttcttattttcttgtgcacatagtttgttttttaaaaatttcgtTTAACCCAAAATAAACTTTGTTAATATAGGTAAAGAGTAATTGATTATAAACTTAATATATTGTGGTATAGGAGagataatacttatttttttaggaTCAATTATCATGATGATTGTATTTAGTTTTTTCTAttgattgaaaatgaaataaatataatcaacaaaatatatgaGTGATAATAATCTTTTTTAGAATTATTGTATGAATTTTAATATCGTAATCCTGCtaacaatttattataacaattacTCTATCatcaatttattataacaattacTCTACCATTAATAGAGTTCTATAAATTTCAAGTGTTATGTGTTTTGGTCATCAAATCTACTTTCTTCTAACATACGATCAGAGTTTTATGAGGATAAAAGTTTCAAACtaaaaaacacttaaaagatTTTCGTGACAATAATAATGGTTTGAGGTTTgtccttattttttttccactttATATTTTCAGTACATATTCTATTTCCATATCCAAATCGAATATTATCCatactatcaaattaatactgaAATTTTCGTCAAAACAAGAACATGTTCAAACAATTTTCACATGAAGAGTTAATTTCTCATCCTTACCTAGTGTTGTCTAATTGGGTTAGAACCTGCAAACCAACTCGACCGACCACAAATTCGAGTcaggttgagtttgaaaaaaatgttattattttatatagatcAATTTTCAACCCGATCCACTTAAATCTCAGCTCATCCCGATTGACGTTTGAACTCGTGGTGAGTCAACCTGACTCACCAACccacataatttaatttaaatatttattaatttatattttaatattattagctaacactttttttattatgttgtagatagggataaagaaaaatatgtttccaaGAGAGAAGAATCTTatggatttatctattcaatactttaatattataactggataagtgacacaaaaatgattaattttataaatttatttgttcgTTTTTTGTGCTTgcttttggattacatttggattgtttggtattttttttaattgtctttgGACTTTAATATCActttagagtgaaatttatttagatttgaattgaaaaaaaaagttttttttcgatttgaaaaaaaattgtaattaagtgaaccTGTAAGTCAACCCGTTTAATCTATCAACTTATGGTGGATTGGAccgagttcaaatttttttgactcATTGATAAATGAGTCAAGTTGAATTGACTCACTTAATGATCAACCCATGATGGATTGGACCGAATTACTCGTTTTAACAACACTATCTTACCtataataatagtatttttaaaatcaatttcagttttagaaatttatataaatcatataaatatataaaatcgaattcaaaataattatgtaatcaTTAATAAAAGGTAGCCATATGTtctttaatgattaaaaaaaacactaacaATAGATATTCATCTAATATTTTATACCGATTAATATCATGGGTACAAATTCCTTTCTTATATAACATATTTAGATGTGTTTAGCAAATTTCATatgttgtttttcaattttaaaattcaagtaagttgagaaaaaattaattaaaaattgaaattattcgATCTTCGAGTTTCGGATTTTATCACAAACCAGATAATAAGTTAACTTGTTTAGAATattggtttaatgtctcaatagactcttattttcgtccagaatttcaaataggtctctttttttttacgtctcaattgagtctttatttttgtaaaatcgAATCAAATAGGGTCTTTCCGTGAAATTGAGATGATGACGTTAAGAAGGATATGCTCATAgtgtagttttttttattacgtggcattaaaaacgtgactagattgtatttttttaatttttgaattaaaaaacgaaatatatagagtatacttcattttttaattcaaaaattaaaataatacaattcagtcacattttcaatgccatataataaaaaactacatgGTCAAGATATCCTTCTTAACGgtgtcatctcaatttgacggaaaggtttgattcaattttaagaaaataaagacttaattgagacgccaaaaaagaaagggacctatttgagattctgaacgaaaatagagacatattgagaaattaaacctaaaacatTCCATCAATACACAGGAACACACAAGAATTATAAGTAGGTAATAGAATGGATCACGGATGATGGATCATCATTTTCCATAGTGTTTCTTCTTTACTCTCACAATGCAATGGAATATTTTTCCCTTTGattctcttcttctcctttgTACTACCAACCATGAATCCAAACATAGCttaaagagagaaaatacaAGAGAGCTTCATAGTATAGCTACATGGTAGACCTGATAAAAGAAGCAGCTTTTGTAGGGTGGCTCTGCTGGTTTTGGTTGCCACTCATCATATCTTCCATGTCTTTCACAAACATGGGCATGGCTTCTGCGGGCATCCAAACTGGTAACACCAACCCATCTACTCCTTTCGAATTCTTATACGACACAATGTGTGTTCCTCCGTAAAAGGGTCCAGTGCTACCTTTGGCTGGTGCACCAGACAAAGCCTTGCCCCATCCAAAATCAACGTCCCTGAACCTAGCACGAGTCAGGTCTGACACCAAACAAGACCTTACCGTTGTGGGCATGCACCGTCCCTTAAGCACCATTAGATCCGCCACCGAATGCATATACTCCTCTGTCACCTCACCCTTCACCTTGTGAATCAACTCCACCGCATACTCGTACGGATTTGCGCAGAGCTTCCCCGCGGTGGTCATTGCGGCAGGGTATGCAAAAGCGTTGCCGTAGTAACCAACAGGTAACGGAGGACGGAACCTGTTACGCGCGTTCACGATGCACATCATGCGGACATCCTCGTCTGCGTCTATTTGCAGCGCTCTTGTGCGACAACGCCAGAAGCATGCCGTGATGAGATCGAATGCGGTGCACTGTCGAAGCTGACGGGGAAGCAAAACACGAAGGGCAGCCATCTGAGCAGGTCCGAAGAAGAATGATCGATGAACCAGGTCGAGGTCGGGAGAATTGAGGTTGTCGTCTTGGATTTGGTCGTATTCACGATGGTTGCATGTAATGCGAGGTGGATCTCTTGCCATCAGAAGCTCCCTTCTCCAGAGAGGTGAAATGGAAGGAGTCTTTATACCTCGAGCCATTTCAGCCCATGCTTGCATGAACTGTGACAAACCAGCTCCGTCTGCCATCACGTGGTT
Above is a genomic segment from Vigna radiata var. radiata cultivar VC1973A chromosome 10, Vradiata_ver6, whole genome shotgun sequence containing:
- the LOC106775608 gene encoding benzyl alcohol O-benzoyltransferase-like, which codes for MASSSSCPPFTMHKCKPELVTPSIHTPDETKLLSEIDDQNYLRFHYSIIQIYQNESSMANKDPVRVIRQALAQALVFYYPFAGRLREGRGHKLMVDCTGEGVMFIEADADVTLDQFGDDLQPSFIYSKAFMCDVAESEDIKNLPLLLIQVTRLKCGGFVVSTGWNHVMADGAGLSQFMQAWAEMARGIKTPSISPLWRRELLMARDPPRITCNHREYDQIQDDNLNSPDLDLVHRSFFFGPAQMAALRVLLPRQLRQCTAFDLITACFWRCRTRALQIDADEDVRMMCIVNARNRFRPPLPVGYYGNAFAYPAAMTTAGKLCANPYEYAVELIHKVKGEVTEEYMHSVADLMVLKGRCMPTTVRSCLVSDLTRARFRDVDFGWGKALSGAPAKGSTGPFYGGTHIVSYKNSKGVDGLVLPVWMPAEAMPMFVKDMEDMMSGNQNQQSHPTKAASFIRSTM